Proteins co-encoded in one uncultured Draconibacterium sp. genomic window:
- a CDS encoding LytTR family DNA-binding domain-containing protein: MSKKIRCIIVDDEPMAREILESHLQKIETIEVVALCKNAIEAFNVISSQPIDLVFLDINMPEISGLSFAKSINNSVKVIFTTAYREYAVDGFDLQAVDYLLKPISFGRLMQSINKYLSENQQVDFDEPARIEPEKSESIFVRSDRKMIKINFPEILYIESLADYIKIHLVDKTVVTRETISSIEAKLSQQDFLRVHRSFIVAVNAINSFTSEIIEIGKKQIPVSRSYKDVVLQKLQS; the protein is encoded by the coding sequence ATGAGTAAAAAGATACGTTGCATAATAGTTGATGACGAGCCAATGGCACGCGAAATTTTGGAGAGTCATCTTCAGAAGATCGAAACAATTGAAGTAGTGGCCTTGTGTAAAAATGCCATCGAGGCATTTAATGTAATTAGCAGTCAGCCTATCGATTTGGTTTTTCTCGATATTAATATGCCGGAGATTTCGGGTTTATCATTCGCCAAATCCATTAATAATTCGGTAAAGGTGATTTTCACCACTGCCTATCGCGAGTATGCTGTTGATGGTTTTGATTTGCAGGCAGTTGATTATTTGCTGAAACCTATTTCGTTTGGTCGCCTGATGCAAAGTATTAATAAGTACCTGAGCGAAAATCAACAAGTGGATTTTGACGAGCCGGCACGCATTGAGCCCGAAAAAAGCGAGTCGATATTTGTGCGCTCCGACCGGAAAATGATTAAAATTAATTTCCCGGAGATTCTGTACATTGAAAGTCTTGCCGATTATATTAAAATACACCTGGTTGATAAAACAGTTGTAACCCGCGAAACTATTTCCAGTATCGAAGCCAAATTGTCTCAGCAGGATTTTCTACGTGTGCACCGCTCATTTATAGTAGCTGTAAATGCTATCAACTCATTCACTTCCGAAATAATCGAAATTGGTAAAAAGCAAATACCGGTAAGCCGGAGTTATAAAGATGTGGTGCTGCAAAAACTTCAATCCTGA
- a CDS encoding NUDIX domain-containing protein, producing MADNFHLNVSEILDHISLDCVIFGFHDNELKVLMLKLKHTKTYGLPGGFLKHEETLEQAAERTLKERTGLDNIFLKQFKVFSAPLRDKQKKDDPEFLKNEPPEVVAFFNQRFISVGFYALVEFSKVNPQPDALSEACEWINPFDDVEMVLDHKEIIDKALTTLRIQLNRQPIGLKLLPQKFTMPQLQKLYETILGRELDRRNFQRKILSYKILNKLNERKTGGAHKAPFLYEFNRENYKKALEDGLSGVW from the coding sequence TTGGCAGATAATTTCCATCTTAACGTTTCGGAGATACTCGATCATATTTCTTTAGATTGTGTAATATTTGGTTTTCACGATAATGAATTAAAGGTTTTAATGCTAAAGTTAAAGCATACGAAAACCTATGGTTTGCCCGGAGGTTTTTTGAAGCACGAAGAAACACTGGAGCAGGCCGCCGAACGAACCTTAAAAGAACGAACCGGGCTGGACAATATTTTTCTGAAACAGTTTAAGGTTTTTAGCGCCCCATTAAGGGATAAACAGAAAAAAGACGATCCTGAATTTTTAAAAAATGAACCGCCGGAAGTGGTGGCATTTTTTAATCAGCGTTTTATTTCAGTTGGATTTTATGCGTTGGTGGAGTTCTCGAAAGTAAATCCGCAACCCGATGCACTTTCGGAAGCTTGCGAATGGATCAACCCGTTTGATGATGTAGAAATGGTTCTCGACCACAAAGAGATTATTGATAAAGCGCTTACCACTTTGCGTATTCAACTGAACCGGCAACCCATTGGATTAAAATTGTTACCCCAAAAGTTTACCATGCCGCAATTGCAAAAGCTGTACGAAACGATTTTGGGACGCGAACTCGACCGTAGAAATTTTCAGCGTAAGATATTGTCGTACAAAATTCTGAACAAACTAAATGAGCGAAAAACCGGCGGAGCTCATAAAGCACCGTTTCTGTACGAATTTAACCGCGAGAACTATAAAAAAGCGCTGGAGGATGGTTTGAGTGGAGTTTGGTAG
- a CDS encoding GntR family transcriptional regulator, with translation MRLNKKLPQYKIVYEIIRKHISDGIYLKGDILPSENELCAVHQTTRPTIRKALDRLVHEGYIKKKQGKGSIVMGVPQGVGILSLSGTTSAVGQENLITKIIVKPEIRQWDTTNLAYPLLNNEEEFGCIYFERLRIMNKQPVFYDITMMPNINLRRFISRNLENKSLFNILRTLYDIEVTGGEQRLMAILADDKIQEYLNVKEGHPILHINRKMETSREGFFIYSQVYCNSEKYAIFGTF, from the coding sequence ATGCGTCTGAACAAAAAGTTACCACAATACAAAATTGTTTACGAAATTATTCGCAAACACATATCAGATGGAATTTACCTAAAAGGCGATATTCTACCATCGGAGAATGAATTATGTGCGGTACATCAGACCACTCGACCAACCATTCGGAAAGCACTTGATCGCCTGGTTCACGAAGGATACATTAAAAAGAAACAAGGCAAAGGAAGTATTGTAATGGGCGTTCCACAAGGGGTTGGAATTTTGTCGTTATCAGGCACCACCAGTGCTGTTGGACAAGAAAACCTGATTACAAAAATTATTGTAAAACCGGAGATCCGGCAGTGGGATACCACAAATCTTGCCTATCCACTTCTGAATAACGAAGAAGAATTTGGCTGTATTTATTTCGAACGATTGCGGATAATGAATAAACAACCTGTTTTTTATGATATAACCATGATGCCCAACATTAATCTACGTCGTTTTATCAGTCGAAACCTGGAGAACAAATCGCTATTCAACATCTTGCGTACGCTATACGACATTGAAGTTACTGGTGGTGAACAACGCCTGATGGCCATTTTGGCCGACGATAAAATTCAGGAGTACCTGAATGTAAAAGAAGGCCACCCGATTCTTCATATCAACCGCAAAATGGAAACCAGCCGCGAGGGCTTTTTTATCTACAGCCAGGTGTATTGCAACAGCGAGAAGTACGCTATTTTTGGGACGTTTTAA
- a CDS encoding dihydrolipoamide acetyltransferase family protein, whose translation MATSIIMPRQGQSVESCIFTEWMKEVGEEVKKGDALFAYETDKASFEQEAEEDGVLLAVFCEEGDEVPVLQTIGVIGQPGENIDEFSGGTAPEDAAEVKEEVEEVSEEKEEEVQVILKEKAEGEKVKISPRAKKLAEKKAVPYESIEGSGPEGRIIERDVEAFVASQPKLSPLAREVAKTEGLEAAGEGSGLAGTVKASDLGANPVYADDYEIKKMPHIRKLIAKAMHQSLQNSAQLTHHLGADARRLLALRKEIKANEAAPNITLNDMVCFAVIKALKQFPDVNAHFLGDSVKYFNKVHLGLAVDTDRGLMVPVIKNADDLSITGLCNQFKDVADACRTGSLDPELLSSEAASFTVSNLGNYGVEMFTPVINLPQVAILGVNTIVPRPKDLGNGVYGFVPYMGLSLTYDHQALDGGMATRFVKQVAIEIENLTIDY comes from the coding sequence ATGGCTACATCAATAATAATGCCTCGCCAGGGGCAATCCGTTGAATCCTGTATCTTTACCGAGTGGATGAAAGAGGTAGGAGAGGAAGTTAAAAAGGGCGATGCGCTCTTTGCTTATGAAACAGATAAGGCATCTTTTGAACAGGAAGCTGAAGAAGATGGCGTTTTGCTTGCTGTATTTTGCGAAGAAGGAGATGAGGTTCCTGTTTTGCAAACCATTGGCGTAATTGGACAGCCGGGCGAAAACATTGATGAGTTTTCTGGCGGAACAGCACCGGAAGATGCTGCTGAAGTAAAAGAGGAAGTTGAAGAAGTTTCTGAGGAAAAGGAAGAAGAGGTTCAGGTAATATTAAAAGAAAAAGCTGAGGGCGAGAAAGTGAAGATTTCTCCACGGGCCAAAAAGCTTGCGGAAAAGAAGGCTGTGCCTTACGAATCGATTGAAGGTTCAGGTCCTGAAGGACGCATTATTGAGCGTGATGTGGAAGCGTTTGTAGCATCGCAGCCGAAATTGTCGCCGCTGGCTAGGGAAGTGGCCAAAACTGAAGGATTGGAAGCAGCCGGCGAAGGAAGTGGACTGGCCGGAACGGTTAAAGCTTCAGACCTGGGAGCAAATCCTGTATATGCCGATGATTATGAGATAAAGAAAATGCCACATATACGCAAGTTGATTGCCAAAGCAATGCATCAGTCCTTGCAGAATTCGGCACAATTAACGCACCATTTAGGTGCCGATGCCAGAAGATTATTGGCCTTGCGTAAAGAAATTAAGGCCAACGAAGCGGCGCCGAATATTACATTAAACGACATGGTTTGTTTCGCTGTTATTAAAGCACTCAAACAATTTCCTGATGTAAATGCACATTTCCTTGGCGACAGCGTAAAATACTTCAATAAAGTTCATTTAGGTTTGGCTGTTGATACCGATCGTGGTTTGATGGTTCCGGTAATTAAAAATGCCGATGACCTGTCAATAACCGGGTTGTGTAATCAGTTTAAAGATGTGGCTGATGCATGCCGTACCGGAAGTCTCGATCCTGAATTGCTTTCTTCAGAAGCCGCATCGTTTACCGTTTCAAATCTTGGAAATTACGGTGTCGAGATGTTTACACCGGTTATCAACCTTCCGCAGGTTGCTATTCTGGGAGTAAATACCATTGTTCCACGACCTAAAGATCTGGGCAACGGTGTTTATGGTTTTGTTCCATATATGGGCTTGAGTTTGACCTATGATCACCAGGCGCTGGATGGCGGAATGGCAACACGTTTTGTGAAGCAGGTAGCTATTGAAATTGAAAACTTAACCATTGACTATTAA